DNA sequence from the SAR324 cluster bacterium genome:
TGCTGTTTCGGCTGCTTCTCGGGCCAGCTTCTCCAGATCGACTTCTTCCAGAAATTCATAGCCTCCCAGCACTCCTGGTGATTCAGCACTACCCTGGGGTCCATCTCCAGTATCCGCAATCGCAGACAAGCGAACTCGCATATATTGTCGGCTGTCTTCTCGGAATAGGCCCTCACTGTTGGCGATCAACATTGAACGCTTCTTCTCAACAATCGAAGCACTGACCTGCCGAATCGCTTCTCCATGGCTGCGTGTCAACTGATCCAAGCGGCGGAGCAACTCGACCCGATCCATCTTGCCTACTTTTTCAGGGCTCAGTCGAATTCGGTGCTGGTCGTTGACCGGAGCCCGTCGCAAATCTTTTGGAGTGACCCGCTCTTCTCCACGCTTGGAGCGCGCCAGATTTTCTGTCAATTGCAGCAGACCGGCCGGATCTGGATCAGAGCTGTAGCCATAGCAGGACTCGTGACCAAACAATAGGCGGATTCCGATGCCATACGAATTCCCCGAATTGATCTGATCGATCTTACGATCCAGCAGATCCAATGAACGGGAAACTGAGTCCTCGATGAATACTTCGGCAAAGTCGGCTCCTTGGCGGAGACCATGTTCCAGCACTTTAGCAATCGTTTGGTCGGCAAGCATGGCAATTCTCGAAAGATTGGTTAGAGAAAATGAAAGCTATTGTGACCTGTGAGTTCAGCGGGACACAAGAGGAAAGACTCCCAGCCAATGAGGAAGAAGGTCTTGGTTCAAGCTGGAGTAGGGCTACGGCGCAGTCCCTCGACTAATTCAGCATAGTAGGCTTGATCCGCATGAAGGACACCATGTCGCACTAGAAAGTCCAAGACTACCAGGTTACAGTTGGTCTTGATTTCATCTGTTTCTGCTACCAGATGCACCACCTCAGCGATCGGCATCAGTTGGAATTCTTCCACTTCTCCGTCCTGATTACAGGGTTGAAAAGTTTCTGGAAGTTCCAAGTCGTAGGTGTAGAGGATTTCGCGCCTCAACTGTCCCTTGGAGTTGTGATGGCATAGCGTCACTAGTCCTACAGATTTTAGCGTCTCTGCCAGTGTCATTGGGACTCCAGCTTCTTCTTGGCATTCTCGCTTCATGACCTGCTGAGGGCTCTGGTAGGCAGTCATCCCTCCAGCAACCATTTGATCCAACTTACCAGGATAGCGTGGTCGGTTCCTCGCCCGTCGAGCCATCCAAAGCCAGATTCCATCAATACGCTTCACAAAGCCATTGAGATGAACACCAAGGTTCAGTACTCCCAGTAAAGCTGTTGCACTTCGCTCCACACTGAACAGGGGAGTTCGCTCATCATTGCTAATCAGGTAATGCTCATCCCGCCAACCGGTGATGTGTCCTTGATCGCGCCATTGTCGCAGAACTGCATCCAGCTGAGCCGATCTTTCTTTCGGTGATGATGGTTCGCCCAGCAACACGACATACTCTGATTCAACCGCAAAGAGTTCTGGTGACTGTTCGAACAGCGGGAGATCTTCTGGACGAATCCAACCGACCTTGTATCCAGCAACATAGAAAGGTCGAAATTGATTCAACTGATATTCGTGGCACCGTTGAACCCAACGGAGCAGGGGGCGTAGTTCATCCATTTTCAGTTCGCATGACGTGACCGGTTACGGACCTCCAGGGTCAGACGAGTGCGTAAGTCGAAGAGCCCACGCTCCATGCCCACAGGATATTCATGGGGATTGACCGTACGCAGTACCGCGTTATGGAAACCATTCAGCTGTGACTGTACTCGCTCACGGATACTGTTCAAGAATGGCAGCTCCTGGACAGCTTTCCCTTGCCGGAATACTGGCTGCAATAGGTCTTCCCAGTTTGCTTCAGACTCAAAATGTCGCTGGCGGGTGATGTCGAAGGGATCCACCATTGTACAGGGGATGTCGAATCCCTGCTGCACATCGTAGATCATATCAGCAGCATAGTGGCCGTTCTGTCGATATCTTCTGACTTGCTGAATGCCCGGAGTGGTCAGTTTGTTTGATTGCTCAGCAATCTTGATCTTGTACTGCCAGTCTTTACCTGGATCTCGAATTGCTCCCATCTTGTAGACACCATCAAGCGCCGGCTGATCATAAGCAGTAACAAGCTTAGTGCCGATTCCCCAAGCATCGATCTGGGCTTGTTGGAGTTGCAGAGAATCCACAACAAATTCATCCAAGTCGTTACTGGCTAGTATCTTCGTTTCCTGAAAACCGTTCTCATCAAGCATTCGCCGAGCTTCCACACTGAGGTAGGCCAGGTCTCCTGAATCTAGTCGAATTCCAGCCAATTCATGGCCTTGCACTCGTAGTTCTCGCCCAACTTCAATTGCGTTCTGAACTCCTCGCAGCGTTGAATAGGTATCGACTAGCAACACTGTGTTATTGGGCATCACCTTAGCGTAGGTCGCAAAGGCTTCACGTTCATTGTCGAAGGACATCACCCAACTGTGCCCCATCGTGCCTCGGACTGGGATCCCGTAATGTTTTCCGGCGAGAACATTCGATGTCGCCACACAGCCACCGACATAGGCTGCTCGACTGGCAGCCAGGGCACCATCCGATCCTTGTGCGCGGCGTAGTCCAAACTCCAGCACAGGCTTGCCCTTTGTCGCAATACAGATACGAGCAGCCTTTGTAGCAATCAGTGTCTGGAAATTGACGACATTGAGAATGTGGGATTCCAGCAACTGACACTGAATCAACGGTCCCTGAACACGCAACAAGGGCTCATACGGGAAGACCACCGTTCCCTCGGGAACCGCATCCAGATCACAGACCAGTTCCATCTCCTCAAGGTACTTCAGAAACGGCTTTTCAAACAACGGCTTGCCATCACTGCCCTCTAGAGTTGCCAGATAGGCTAGGTCAGAGTCGGTGAAGCGAAAATCTCTGAGATAATGCACCACATCCCCCAAGCCACAGGCAATCGTGAACCCACCCTTGAAAGGAGCGGTACGAAAAACCATATGGAAGACGCCTTCTCGATTTTGCAGACCACTCTTCCAGTAGCCGTAAGCCATGGTAATCTGGTAGAGATCCGTGCGCAGAGCAGAAAATTCAGACAGCATGCAGAGTTCAGGAGTTTGGTTCTGCGGATTCCAGTGTGGTTTCTATGGGAGGTGTTTGAGTAGAGTCAACCTGAGGCTGGCGCTGCCGATCGTAGACTTTCTGGAGAACACTGTTAACAAAGCTCTTAGTCTTTTCATCAATGAAAGAGTCTGTCAATTCCAATGCCTCATTGATCACAACCCGGTGTGGCACTTCGTTCGCCTGAAAAAGCATCTCGTACACTGCCAGTCGAAGGACGTTACGAGTCAGCACAGAGAGACGGCCTAATTTCCAGCTCTCTAGATTGTGCTTGATCACACGATCCAGTTTCTTGCGATGGAGGGAGGTACCCTGTATCAGGTTACGAGCGAATTCAAGAGTTTCCTGTAGCTTCTTGCCGAACTCCTGGTGCTTCGCATCCATTTGTTCCGTCGCGGACTTGTCTTCCTTGAGACGACTACGGAAGTGTTCCCATTCATCCTGACGAGTTCTGGCGAGGAAGGCATCAATTAGATCTAGTTCTGTGGTCTTGTGGATTTCCAGCTGATAAAGGCCTTGCAGGGCGATCTCACGGGCTTTGTGGCGCATCCTACTTTCTCGTGACGAGTTAGCTCGTACTAGTAAGTTCTAGGGGACTCAGGCGACAAGTTGGAAGTCTTCGTCACGCAGTAATTCGAGGGAGGGACCAACCAAATCACCAGACTCAAACTGCTGCAGCAAATCCATTCCAGTCTGGCGGAGTTTGGTGTCCAACGGGACATAAGGTAGTCGAAAGACCGGTTTGGTAGCACCAGTCATTGCCAGAGCCGTGTTGACTCCGATCGGATTAGGATGGACAAACAGCCAGTTCATCAAGGGTTCCAATCGGTCAGCCAGGGTTGAGTCTGGCTCATCCATCAAGCGGCGCATCAAGCCAGGCACTACGTTGGCGGTGACAGAAATCACACCATGTCCACCACAACGGTGTCGAGCTTCCCATGCCTGATCGTCATTACCTGACCAGCAAGCGATTCCTTCTTTTTCATAGGCTGCAATTCGGTCATTCCCTGCGCATTCCTTAACACCCAACAGGTTCGAATGTTTAGCCAATTCATGAATCAGTTCTGGAGGCAGGTCTTGTCCAGTGCGAGAGGGTACATTGTAGATGATGGCGGGGCCCAATTCCAACACCCGCTGAAAGTGCTCTTTCAGCCCTGTTGGGTTGGTCTTGCCGTAATAGGGATTGATCTGCAGTGAGGCGTGCATCCCTGAAGCAAAGCCGTATTCAGTGGCCTTGAGTGCTTCCCGCGTGTTGTTGCTTCCGGTATTGCCAATCACCTTCAGCTGATCTCCAAAAAAATGAACGGTGTGAGCAATCAACATCAGTTGCTCTTCCCAATGCATCAAGTGGCCTTCTCCAGTAGTACCACCAACTACAATTCCCTCAACACCGCGTTTGATCTGTTCCTGCAGCAGAAAGTCATAGGTTGCTAGGTTGATTGATCCATCAGAACAGTAAGGCGTCTTGATTGCGGTCATAAGGCTGGCTGCCAGCAAGTCGGCTTTCATGGTTTGTTTTAGGAAAGAGTTTTAAGGAGCTTTTTGAAGATTGGATTCGTAGTAACGAGTGTATAGCCCAGCTTTCTCCGGAAAGCGGATGCCATAGACGTTGCTGCGCAATTCTGGTCGAAAGAAGCTATTTTCAACTAATCCAACCCAATCATGCGTCAAGTGTTTGGGAAGATTGATCTGTACACGCTCTCCTTCTTGAAAGCGAGGATTGATCGGTTTGGGCATTGGACAAACTGTCTCTCTATTGGAGGTATCTCCATAACAGATCCAAGAAGCCCGAATGATCACGCCAATCCGCTGGGGACCTCCATTAACCTGAATAAAATCACTTGGTGAAAACGAAGTAATGATAACCCGAGAACGATCATTGATACGATCAAAAATCTCTAGTTCGTAGGCCCGATACTCCGCATGAGCCGTACCAATGCAAAGAAGGGTGAGCGCCAGCCATCCTAGCAACCGTTTCATTGAGTCACTCCCTCCAGGTTGGCTCCCTTCATCAGAGTCCCCTGCGTCTCGGCACCAGTCAAGTTACTGCCCTGCAAATCTGATTGCAGAAAGCTGGCTTTGTTGAGCTTAGCATTCGTAAATACTGCTTCCTTACCATTCACATCGCAGATCAACGCATCTTCCAGATTGGCTTCGTTGAATTGTGCTTGAAACAGCTTTGCCTTGTAGAAATTGCTACCCTTGAGCATCGCTCTATTGGCTGAGACGACTGTTAGATCACAGAAGCTGAATGAGGAATTAGCAAGCACTGCCTGCTCCAAAGATGCCGCTGTCATTAAGGAACCCGTGAAGTCTGCCTTGGTAGCCATCAGTCCTTCGGCTTCCACCAATGAGAAGTCACAGAGTAGGAACTTGCCCCGCATCAGATAGGCTCCGTTCAGCCGAGCTTGGGAAAAGCTCGCTAACTCAGCATTCACCTCAATCAGAATCACTCGTTCCATCCTGGCGCCGCTGAAGTCGGTACGCACCAGTGATGAGGAACGGAAACTTGTCTCACCCAAACTGGAATTCTGAAGATTGGTACCGTCCAGATCGCAGTTCTCCAGCGCAGCTTCACGCATGCTCGCCCCACGCATATCGCAACCACCGAGGATACAAGCCTCAAAACGAACTGCGTCTAGTACAGTGCTCAAAAAAGTGGTGTCGTTGAAGCGGCATCGTCGAAACACACCACCTGCCAGAGACATCCCATCCAGCTTTAGGCTACTCAGGTTCAGATCACGCAGGGGTTCCCGACGACGGATTCGGCGTTCAATTTCATCTCGGTTGATATCCGCCATGGCTCACTCCTCCGGCAAGTCGATCAAGTACTTCTGGTAAAGTTCCAGAACTGGTTCGTAGGGCCGTGTCTGCACGCCATTCTGAGAAAACTGATAGGCCATCCCTTCTGCATCACTAACCAGATTGAATCTTGTTCGGCGTACAAAGATTGATGTTCCAGCGATAGCTTTGCCTGTCAGAATGACTGCACCTCCATCCATTTGCTCACTGATATCGCTAATCCGCTTGAAGCCTCTGATCTCTCGCATGTAGCGATGAGTCTTGCTCACCTTTTGGGCTATTTCCTCTCCAAGAGGAGCCAGGTCTTTCTCATCATTTCCAGTAGGCTTCCCTTTACCCCAACGACGCACGATCGAATCCACTTCTTCACGTTCTTTACTGAAGTCCGCAACCAGTGATTTGAGTTCATCTTCACGTTCTCGGATCCGCTTCCGCTCACTCAGTGAAATGCCAACCTCCAAGGTTGATTTCTTAGCTCCTTCCTGAGCTCCAACACTTGGAACCAAGACCACGTATCCCCCTTCAATCTTACTTCCAGCAACGTCTCCGTCCTTGTTCAGGATGCGCACACACTCTCCACCACTTACAGTCGAATCCGTGATATTCCCCAGCACAAACAGGTGCTCTCCAGCTGTGACAGTAGCCTCCATCAACTCATTAGCACTAAAGGAACCTCCCGCTTGAATCGTTCCTTTCAAAACATTCTGCTGTACATGTATGTCACTGGTCGCCCGCACCACCGACTGTCCAATGGAGCCACTGACCTCAATACGGAAGGCTTCCACGCGGCAACTGTCTCCAATGTTACCCTTGACCTGCAAGACCCCGTCAAATCGAACAACACCCGCATGGATATTGTCGACTGTCTTGAGGTCATGAACATGGAGGGCACCATTGTGGTAGCAGACCACTCCATCCTTATCAGCCACAATTTCGTTACGTGCCGTACCATAGCGTGCATTCTGTCCAGGCACCAATTGGCAGATACGTCCTGGAACGGCACTGATCGCCCGTCCCTTGACAGAGTATCCATCATCACCATCGGTCGGTGCGTATACGCGTGCCAGGACTTGTCCAGCCTCAACCTTCTGCATCATCGGCACGGTACGCAGATCAATCCCCGAAAGATCATCATAACCTGAGCGATCCATGAAAGTCAGTTCTGGGGTTCCGTTTGTACCGTTGCGAGCTCGGCCACCCTGAGCTACACAGATGAAATCATAGTAGCTCTGCTCATCAATCATCTTCTGTACAGATGTCGTATTGAGGCCTTGCACTACGTCATGCTGCTCTAGAAAATGCTCGACCTCCTCAATCATGACAGTTGCATCGTCCGCAGCTGGTGGAATCAAATTTAGAAATGCGCTCTGCTCATCATGACTGATTTCCACCTGCATCAAAAATTTGCCACTTGTCAGGTCACTGAGTTCCTCGAAGTTCCCTGTGCTCCGTTCGTAAATTTCTAGTAGGCGTTCCGGTAGATAGGGCACATCCATAACGTGCAACTCACGCTGGATATCGTCCAAATTGGCGACTTCAGCCCCAACCAGCTGTGGTGGAACACGCAACAGCAACCGGTCATCAACAACTGCTAATTTGTAAAGTTCCTTCTTTTTTGCCACGTCAGTTTACAATCAAGATAGGGAAGAGGCGAATTGTGTGATTCACTAACTAGGATTACCAGCAAGATCGAGCAGTTGCTGGCGTTCTTCCTTGGAGAGAATCCGATGTTCTCCAGGTCGTAAGGTCCCCAGATCAATACTGCCAATCCGAAAGCGCTTAATCTTGAGCACCGGATAGCCCAATCCAAGGAACATTTTCTTAATTTGCTGGTTTGTGCCTTCGTGAAGAATCACTTCCAGCCAGGTTTTGCCATTACGCTGATGAAGAATTTTGCTCTGGACTGGCATGTGAGAGCGTCCATCAATCACAGGTCCGCGACGCAATGGTTCCATATCTGAAACCTGGATCAGACCGCGTACTTTCACGAAGTAACTCTTAGCGATCTTGAAGCGCGGATGCATAATGCGGTGAGCAAATTCACCATCGTTTGTAAGTAGCAGCAATCCTTCTGCGTCGTAATCCAGACGACCCACCGGGAAAAGGCGCTGCGACTTGCGGGGGAAGTAATCAACGATCGTTCGCCGACCTTCCGGATCGCTCAGAGATGTGATGCAATTCTTGGGCTTGTAGAGTGCGTACACCTTGCGCTGTCCGACTTCTGGAAGCCGAACCTTCTTTCCGTCAACCACCAAATGGTCCCGACCTGGGACCATTCGTTGACCCAACTCCGTGACTGTTTGACCGTTGAGGCTAACTATGCCCTCAAGAATCATCTTCTCTGCAGCTCGTCTGGAAGCGATACCAGCCTGGGCCATCACTTTCTGAATTCTAACCGCAGCATTCTCAACTACTAGAGGAAGACTTGTCATGCTTCTAGCTTGCGGAGGACGCTTGGTCAACGAGGGTTTCGAGAGCTTGCTGGGCCGCTCGCTGACCCGCTTGTTTTTTGCTTTTACCTGTTCCACGACCATATACTTTCTGTTCTACCAAGGCTGCCATCTCGAACTCTTTCTGATGATCAGGTCCGGTCTGGTGCATCAACTCATAAGTAACCAGTACACCAAAGTGCTTCTGGACATATTCCTGTAATTCTGACTTAAAATCCCTCACAGCGACATCTTCGACCCGACCCGGCAACACACTGCTGAAGAGTTTGTAGACGATTCGCGTCACCTCTTGCAGTCCCTGCTTTTCTCGGCTATCCAAATAGATCGCAGCAAAAAGTGCTTCGACGGCATCTGCCAACAGTGATGCTTTCTCACGCCCGCCCGTCATTTCTTCACCTTTGCCCATCAGTAGAAACTGGCCGAGCTCCAGCGAGTTTGCAATCCGGCGTAACCCACTCTCGTTCACCAGAGAAGCACGCAATTTCGAAAGACCACCTTCCGACAACTCTGGGAATCGATCCATCAGCAATTCACTTATCAGCAGATCTAGTACCGCATCTCCCAAAAATTCAAAGCGTTCATTGTTCTGTTGAGGACTCCTGGCGTTGCCATCGTGAACACAAGATTTATGAGTTAGTGCCTGCTTCAGCAGTTCAGGTCTGCTGAACTGATAGCCGAGTCGATCACAGAGTTCTTGCGTTGGAGCTTGGGGTGGCATTCCGATCTCCTGAACGATTCACTTTTGGTGATGGAGGGAGTCCTAAGGCAGGTCAAGGATACCAAGCTGACACGGCAAGAGTGCACTCAGCGCGGTCGCTGGCACCAAACTCGAACCGTCTGGGGACTATACATCCCGAGCGTCAGATAGTGAAAGGCTCCATCTGCGGCTGTCTGTTTCACTTCCGTCTGGGAGACTCCACCCGGACAGACAGTGCGCAGGGCACGCGCTTCTTCCAATTCGGTCGTCGCAAACAAGGTACTGATCTGGCTTACCACGGCATCGGGCTCAGGAGGTTGCTCACTAGCTTCCAAATAGAGATGAGTTTGATAGCAGCCGCTGGTACCCAGCATCAAGATGACACTGAAGATTGTGGTCTGTTTTGCATTGACCATGTGAAGATGATCTTTGTAACGTGGGAAGCCTATTTGACTAAAAATTTCCATCCTAGTGATCTTCCCTGTGATGACAAGTTTTATCGATACCCATTGCCACCTGGACAAGCTCGCACTTTCTTTACCAGACGCCCTTACACAAGCTAAGGCCGCCCAAGTGAACAAATTGTTGACGATCTCAGTAGATTCAGAATCAATCAGCTTTGTGGCTGAGACAGCAGCAAATCATGAGGAGGTCTATGGAGCTCTGGGCATCCACCCGCATGATGCCGGTCAATACAATGATACTATAGCAGAGCAAATTCGTGGCCTAGCCAATCGGACAGAAATTGTTGCTGTCGGAGAAACTGGCCTCGATTACCACTACATGTATGCAGAGAAAGAGGTTCAACAAGCTGCCTTTACCGCCCAATTACAGCTTGCTGAAGAACTGCAACTTCCGATTGTCCTTCATAGTCGTGAAGCAGAAGATGACACCATGGAGCTTCTGCACAAGTACCCTCCCAGTCGAGGTGGAGTGGCTCACAGTTTCACTAGTTCTGCCAAGATGGCTCATCAGTTGGTAGAAATGGGTTGGCTGCTGGGAGTCAATGGCATCGTCACCTTTCGAAATGCCCAAGAGCTGCGAGACACTCTGAAGCAAGTCCCCTTGAGTCATCTGATTTTAGAAACGGATTCTCCTTTTCTCAGCCCTATTCCCCATCGAGGCAAACCCAACGATCCTTCTCGTATTCCCATTGTAGCCAGCTTTCTCGCAGACTGGCTAGAGATCCCCATTGAACAACTTGCAGAAGAAACCAATGAAAATGCTCAGCGTCTCTTCGCTTTCTCTTAGAGGTACCCGCTTCCTGCTTGGTCTATTCGGAGCCTTTCTACTTGGGGCAACTCTGGTACATGCTGCACCCTATCTAGTGGTCTCTGGCGATTTGCGTGGTGAGATCAAGCCTTGTGGCTGTGCAGAGGAAGGAGATATGGGTGGACTCCAGCGTCGAGGGACTGCACTGAGTAATTGGCGCTCAGAACACTCAGATTTGCTGTATCTGGATTTGGGCAATAATTTTCCCGAGCCCTCTGCTCAGGGAAAGCTGAAATTAGACTTGATTCAACAGGCGCTGAAACTACTAAAACCAGCTGCTATTCTTCCAGGACCTCACGAATGGAACTATGGTCAAGTAACCTGGGATACTTCCTTGCCCTATTTGCTCAGCAACGCTATCGATTTACCTTGGTCTCAGGTCATCAGTCTGGACATTGGTGGAGAGCGTTGGGAGATCTGGGGCTACGTCACACCCAATTTGCTCTACCAGAACGAAAATGATCTACCTAACGTTGTTCCGGTCAGTGATGCACTGATTCAACAGTGGCAATCCCAGAGCAAACCAGGAACCAAGCGATTGCTGCTCTTCCGAGGTACATCTTTAGAAGC
Encoded proteins:
- a CDS encoding DUF4743 domain-containing protein — encoded protein: MDELRPLLRWVQRCHEYQLNQFRPFYVAGYKVGWIRPEDLPLFEQSPELFAVESEYVVLLGEPSSPKERSAQLDAVLRQWRDQGHITGWRDEHYLISNDERTPLFSVERSATALLGVLNLGVHLNGFVKRIDGIWLWMARRARNRPRYPGKLDQMVAGGMTAYQSPQQVMKRECQEEAGVPMTLAETLKSVGLVTLCHHNSKGQLRREILYTYDLELPETFQPCNQDGEVEEFQLMPIAEVVHLVAETDEIKTNCNLVVLDFLVRHGVLHADQAYYAELVEGLRRSPTPA
- a CDS encoding nicotinate phosphoribosyltransferase translates to MLSEFSALRTDLYQITMAYGYWKSGLQNREGVFHMVFRTAPFKGGFTIACGLGDVVHYLRDFRFTDSDLAYLATLEGSDGKPLFEKPFLKYLEEMELVCDLDAVPEGTVVFPYEPLLRVQGPLIQCQLLESHILNVVNFQTLIATKAARICIATKGKPVLEFGLRRAQGSDGALAASRAAYVGGCVATSNVLAGKHYGIPVRGTMGHSWVMSFDNEREAFATYAKVMPNNTVLLVDTYSTLRGVQNAIEVGRELRVQGHELAGIRLDSGDLAYLSVEARRMLDENGFQETKILASNDLDEFVVDSLQLQQAQIDAWGIGTKLVTAYDQPALDGVYKMGAIRDPGKDWQYKIKIAEQSNKLTTPGIQQVRRYRQNGHYAADMIYDVQQGFDIPCTMVDPFDITRQRHFESEANWEDLLQPVFRQGKAVQELPFLNSIRERVQSQLNGFHNAVLRTVNPHEYPVGMERGLFDLRTRLTLEVRNRSRHAN
- the nusB gene encoding transcription antitermination factor NusB, with product MRHKAREIALQGLYQLEIHKTTELDLIDAFLARTRQDEWEHFRSRLKEDKSATEQMDAKHQEFGKKLQETLEFARNLIQGTSLHRKKLDRVIKHNLESWKLGRLSVLTRNVLRLAVYEMLFQANEVPHRVVINEALELTDSFIDEKTKSFVNSVLQKVYDRQRQPQVDSTQTPPIETTLESAEPNS
- the dapA gene encoding 4-hydroxy-tetrahydrodipicolinate synthase, whose amino-acid sequence is MKADLLAASLMTAIKTPYCSDGSINLATYDFLLQEQIKRGVEGIVVGGTTGEGHLMHWEEQLMLIAHTVHFFGDQLKVIGNTGSNNTREALKATEYGFASGMHASLQINPYYGKTNPTGLKEHFQRVLELGPAIIYNVPSRTGQDLPPELIHELAKHSNLLGVKECAGNDRIAAYEKEGIACWSGNDDQAWEARHRCGGHGVISVTANVVPGLMRRLMDEPDSTLADRLEPLMNWLFVHPNPIGVNTALAMTGATKPVFRLPYVPLDTKLRQTGMDLLQQFESGDLVGPSLELLRDEDFQLVA
- a CDS encoding pentapeptide repeat-containing protein, which produces MADINRDEIERRIRRREPLRDLNLSSLKLDGMSLAGGVFRRCRFNDTTFLSTVLDAVRFEACILGGCDMRGASMREAALENCDLDGTNLQNSSLGETSFRSSSLVRTDFSGARMERVILIEVNAELASFSQARLNGAYLMRGKFLLCDFSLVEAEGLMATKADFTGSLMTAASLEQAVLANSSFSFCDLTVVSANRAMLKGSNFYKAKLFQAQFNEANLEDALICDVNGKEAVFTNAKLNKASFLQSDLQGSNLTGAETQGTLMKGANLEGVTQ
- a CDS encoding FapA family protein, which produces MAKKKELYKLAVVDDRLLLRVPPQLVGAEVANLDDIQRELHVMDVPYLPERLLEIYERSTGNFEELSDLTSGKFLMQVEISHDEQSAFLNLIPPAADDATVMIEEVEHFLEQHDVVQGLNTTSVQKMIDEQSYYDFICVAQGGRARNGTNGTPELTFMDRSGYDDLSGIDLRTVPMMQKVEAGQVLARVYAPTDGDDGYSVKGRAISAVPGRICQLVPGQNARYGTARNEIVADKDGVVCYHNGALHVHDLKTVDNIHAGVVRFDGVLQVKGNIGDSCRVEAFRIEVSGSIGQSVVRATSDIHVQQNVLKGTIQAGGSFSANELMEATVTAGEHLFVLGNITDSTVSGGECVRILNKDGDVAGSKIEGGYVVLVPSVGAQEGAKKSTLEVGISLSERKRIREREDELKSLVADFSKEREEVDSIVRRWGKGKPTGNDEKDLAPLGEEIAQKVSKTHRYMREIRGFKRISDISEQMDGGAVILTGKAIAGTSIFVRRTRFNLVSDAEGMAYQFSQNGVQTRPYEPVLELYQKYLIDLPEE
- a CDS encoding pseudouridine synthase, with product MTSLPLVVENAAVRIQKVMAQAGIASRRAAEKMILEGIVSLNGQTVTELGQRMVPGRDHLVVDGKKVRLPEVGQRKVYALYKPKNCITSLSDPEGRRTIVDYFPRKSQRLFPVGRLDYDAEGLLLLTNDGEFAHRIMHPRFKIAKSYFVKVRGLIQVSDMEPLRRGPVIDGRSHMPVQSKILHQRNGKTWLEVILHEGTNQQIKKMFLGLGYPVLKIKRFRIGSIDLGTLRPGEHRILSKEERQQLLDLAGNPS
- the rnc gene encoding ribonuclease III, yielding MPPQAPTQELCDRLGYQFSRPELLKQALTHKSCVHDGNARSPQQNNERFEFLGDAVLDLLISELLMDRFPELSEGGLSKLRASLVNESGLRRIANSLELGQFLLMGKGEEMTGGREKASLLADAVEALFAAIYLDSREKQGLQEVTRIVYKLFSSVLPGRVEDVAVRDFKSELQEYVQKHFGVLVTYELMHQTGPDHQKEFEMAALVEQKVYGRGTGKSKKQAGQRAAQQALETLVDQASSAS
- a CDS encoding TatD family hydrolase, which gives rise to MTSFIDTHCHLDKLALSLPDALTQAKAAQVNKLLTISVDSESISFVAETAANHEEVYGALGIHPHDAGQYNDTIAEQIRGLANRTEIVAVGETGLDYHYMYAEKEVQQAAFTAQLQLAEELQLPIVLHSREAEDDTMELLHKYPPSRGGVAHSFTSSAKMAHQLVEMGWLLGVNGIVTFRNAQELRDTLKQVPLSHLILETDSPFLSPIPHRGKPNDPSRIPIVASFLADWLEIPIEQLAEETNENAQRLFAFS